From the Musa acuminata AAA Group cultivar baxijiao chromosome BXJ3-7, Cavendish_Baxijiao_AAA, whole genome shotgun sequence genome, one window contains:
- the LOC135643666 gene encoding serine/threonine-protein kinase UCN-like, with the protein MEEAVLDLDRLRAVRVLGRGAMGTVFLVRAADRGPDPDPDPDPAPSLLPALFALKVVDKLCASAKPDALRRARWELSLLSAFSQSDSRNHHPFLPSLLGSVDTPDLLAWALPYCSGGDLHALRRSLSPDDDAFSIAAIRFYLSEIIAALAHLHSLRIAYRDLKPENVLLQSSGHITLTDFDLSRYLPSRSSTNLSPLRPPPPLPSDHNRRHRRSLARIFVFGTAEDHLKKNARSARVSPLSRRRTSSTSTSGGGDERSFSFVGTEEYVAPEVVRGDGHGFAVDWWALGILAYEMAYGRTPFRGRNRKETFRNVLTRPPQFSGQRRTDLTDLIERLLAKDPTQRLGHARGADEVKAHPFFEGVMWELLPEVSRPPFLAPVVDGEEGVGFDVRDYLRVLHQQQPAAASPSASSESFAES; encoded by the coding sequence ATGGAGGAGGCAGTGCTGGACCTCGACCGGCTCAGGGCAGTCCGCGTCCTGGGCCGCGGAGCCATGGGCACCGTCTTCCTCGTCAGGGCCGCCGACCGGGGCCCGGACCCGGACCCGGACCCGGACCCGGCCCCGTCCCTCCTCCCCGCGCTCTTCGCTCTCAAGGTGGTCGACAAGCTGTGCGCCTCCGCCAAGCCCGACGCCCTCCGTCGTGCCCGCTGGGAGCTGTCCCTCCTCTCTGCCTTCTCTCAGTCTGACAGCCGCAACCACCACCCTTTCCTGCCCTCCCTTCTCGGCTCCGTGGATACGCCCGACCTCCTCGCGTGGGCACTTCCCTACTGCTCCGGCGGCGATCTCCACGCCCTCCGCCGCTCCCTCTCCCCTGACGACGACGCCTTCTCCATCGCCGCCATCCGGTTCTACCTCTCCGAGATCATCGCCGCCCTCGCCCACCTTCACTCCCTCCGCATCGCCTACCGTGACCTTAAACCCGAGAACGTCCTCCTCCAGTCCTCCGGCCACATTACCCTCACCGACTTCGACCTCTCCCGCTACCTCCCCTCGAGATCCTCCACCAACCTCTCCCCTCTTCGTCCTCCGCCTCCACTCCCCTCTGATCACAACCGTCGCCACCGCCGGAGTCTTGCCCGGATCTTCGTCTTCGGCACCGCGGAAGACCACCTCAAGAAGAACGCCAGGTCGGCCAGGGTCTCGCCGCTGAGCCGCCGAAGGACGAGCTCTACCTCCACCTCAGGCGGAGGCGACGAGCGGTCGTTCTCCTTCGTAGGGACGGAGGAGTACGTGGCCCCGGAGGTGGTGCGCGGCGACGGGCACGGTTTCGCGGTGGACTGGTGGGCTTTGGGGATCCTGGCATACGAGATGGCGTACGGGAGGACGCCGTTCCGGGGGCGGAACCGGAAGGAGACGTTCCGCAACGTGCTCACGCGGCCGCCCCAGTTCTCCGGACAGCGGCGCACCGACCTCACCGATCTCATCGAGCGGCTCCTCGCCAAGGACCCGACCCAGCGTCTGGGGCACGCCAGGGGTGCGGATGAGGTGAAGGCGCATCCCTTCTTCGAGGGGGTGATGTGGGAGCTGCTCCCCGAGGTGTCGCGGCCGCCGTTCCTAGCGCCGGTGGTAGACGGCGAAGAAGGGGTGGGATTCGACGTCCGAGATTACTTAAGAGTCCTCCACCAACAACAACCAGCAGCAGCATCGCCGTCAGCGTCGTCGGAGTCGTTTGCCGAGTCTTGA
- the LOC135643732 gene encoding UPF0496 protein At3g19330-like yields MLCFGSSTGRSTRRATAAAALSPPPSSPLPEEDGEGINGRRWRNRDRSPLSERSAPTTSAAESVATSPVSSTINLSREYTHAVTTSSFQEIWSKIHYDQSEGEGEWWDEEEMTDLAMEAVEEGAPPSSSRIIAQVLQPDRTSIEEALHGAPPTRLARLVSDYFDGSEHTSRFCLSLVRAVRRARSLYAPIGDLIDLLPTSTAVDDFPARLTEAQCDLAFDRFLEFDRLGNPFTAPSSDGSCSFQGLRGCFAELKQQLELRLLKASRRYRLMCCATRGSGACLIVSTIGLAVTGVVLATHALVTLMAGPALFSGGCHRMVDVPRLRKRQRDYIAQLEAASRGVYVINNDLDTIDRLVARLHATVESDRVLVRLGLESGKRQQHPIQEVLHHLRKNHPSFLHQLEDLEEHVCLYFAAVNRARFLLFRQIQQQPLPP; encoded by the exons ATGCTTTGCTTCGGCAGCAGCACCGGAAGATCCACAAGAAGAGCGACCGCGGCCGCAGCGCTTTCTCCCCCTCCATCATCTCCGCTTCCAG AGGAGGATGGGGAAGGAATCAatgggaggaggtggaggaataGAGATCGCAGCCCACTCTCAGAGCGCAGTGCCCCGACGACATCAGCGGCAGAATCTGTCGCCACTTCACCCGTCTCCTCCACCATCAACCTTAGCAGAGAGTACACGCACGCCGTCACCACGAGCTCCTTCCAGGAGATATGGTCCAAGATCCACTATGACCAGTCCGAGGGGGAGGGCGAGTGGTGGGACGAGGAGGAGATGACCGACTTAGCTATGGAGGCGGTGGAGGAGGGGGCTCCTCCGTCATCAAGCCGCATAATCGCGCAGGTCCTCCAGCCGGACCGGACCTCGATTGAAGAGGCCCTTCATGGTGCGCCTCCCACCCGCCTCGCCAGACTCGTTTCGGACTATTTCGACGGCAGCGAGCACACATCCCGCTTCTGCCTCTCCCTCGTTCGAGCTGTCCGCCGCGCCCGCTCCCTCTACGCGCCAATCGGCGACCTTATTGATCTCCTCCCAACCTCCACGGCAGTCGATGACTTTCCCGCCCGTCTGACCGAGGCCCAGTGCGACTTGGCTTTCGACAGATTCCTCGAGTTCGACCGGCTGGGCAATCCCTTCACGGCTCCTTCCAGCGACGGCAGCTGCAGTTTCCAGGGTCTGCGGGGATGCTTCGCTGAGCTTAAGCAGCAACTGGAGCTCCGCCTACTCAAGGCCAGCCGGAGGTACCGGCTGATGTGTTGCGCCACCCGAGGGTCCGGCGCCTGTTTGATCGTCTCAACCATCGGCCTCGCTGTGACTGGAGTGGTTTTGGCCACGCATGCACTGGTAACTCTCATGGCTGGGCCTGCTTTATTTTCTGGGGGCTGCCACCGAATGGTAGACGTACCAAGACTGAGGAAACGGCAGAGGGATTACATAGCCCAGCTGGAGGCTGCCTCACGAGGGGTGTACGTGATTAACAACGACCTGGACACAATCGACCGCCTGGTGGCAAGGTTGCATGCGACGGTGGAGAGTGACAGGGTGCTGGTGCGGCTGGGTCTGGAAAGCGGGAAGCGTCAGCAGCACCCCATCCAAGAGGTGTTGCACCATCTCCGCAAGAACCACCCCAGCTTCCTCCACCAGCTTGAGGACCTCGAGGAGCATGTCTGCCTTTACTTTGCTGCCGTCAACCGCGCCAGGTTCCTCCTTTTTAGGCAGATCCAACAGCAGCCACTACCACCTTAA
- the LOC135643645 gene encoding probable cellulose synthase A catalytic subunit 5 [UDP-forming]: MEASAGLVAGSHNRNELVVIRRDGESAPKPLQQLSGQICQICGDDVGLTVDGDLFVACNECAFPICRTCYEYERREGNQVCPQCKTRFKRLKGCPRVAGDDEEDGVDDLENEFNFVGGHKQESQYMADAMLQGHMSYGRWGDINAPNMAHNAPQVPLLTNGEMVDDIPPEQHALVPSFMGGGGKRIHPLPFSDPALPVQPRSMDPSKDLAAYGYGSVAWKERMENWKQKQEKMHMTRNDGGGRDWDNDGDESDLPLMDEARQPLSRKLPISSSQINPYRMIIIIRLVVVGFFFHYRIMNPAVDAYPLWLISVICEIWFAMSWILDQFPKWLPIERETYLDRLSLRYEKEGQPSQLSPIDIYVSTVDPMKEPPLITANTVLSILAVDYPVEKVSCYVSDDGAAMLTFEALSETSEFAKKWVPFCKKFNVEPRAPEWYFQQKMDYLKDKVHPSFVKERRAMKREYEEFKVRINALVSKAQKVPEEGWTMQDGTLWPGNNVRDHPGMIQVFLGQSGGHDVEGNELPRLVYVSREKRPGFNHHKKAGAMNALVRVSAVLTNAPYLLNVDCDHYFNNSKAIREAMCFMMDPLVGKKVCYVQFPQRFDGIDRHDRYANRNIVFFDINMKGLDGIQGPIYVGTGCAFRRQALYGYSAPKSKKPPTRTCNCWPKWCCCACCCSGTRKKKTAKAKQEKKKNSSKRGDNEAPEFALESIEEGKQGNGSEKPHLTSEEKLEKRFGQSPVFVASTLLENGGTPKGATPASLLKEAIHVISCGYEDKTEWGKEIGWIYGSVTEDILTGFKMHCHGWRSIYCVPTRPAFKGSAPLNLSDRLHQVLRWALGSVEIFLSKHCPLWYGYGSGLKWLERMSYINATVYPWTSIPLLAYCTLPAVCLLTGKFITPELSNVASLWFLSLFICIFATSILEMRWSGVGIDDWWRNEQFWVIGGVSSHLFAVFQGLLKVLAGIDTNFTVTTKAGDDEEFSELYTFKWTTLLIPPTTLLIVNFIGVVAGVSNAINNGYESWGPLFGKLFFSFWVIVHLYPFLKGLVGRQNRTPTIVIVWSILLASIFSLLWVRIDPFLAKSDGPLLEECGLDCN, translated from the exons ATGGAGGCGAGTGCTGGTCTGGTCGCCGGCTCTCACAACCGGAACGAGCTCGTCGTCATCCGCCGCGATGGAGAATCGGCG CCAAAGCCGCTCCAGCAGCTGAGCGGGCAAATCTGCCAGATCTGCGGTGATGACGTCGGCCTCACCGTCGACGGGGATCTCTTCGTCGCCTGCAACGAGTGCGCCTTCCCCATTTGCAGGACTTGCTACGAGTACGAGCGCCGGGAGGGAAACCAGGTTTGCCCCCAGTGCAAGACCAGGTTTAAACGGCTCAAGG GGTGTCCTCGTGTGGCTGGCGATGACGAAGAGGATGGCGTAGATGATCTTGAGAATGAGTTCAACTTTGTTGGGGGACACAAGCAGGAGTCACAGTACATGGCTGATGCTATGCTGCAGGGCCATATGAGCTATGGTAGATGGGGGGACATCAATGCGCCTAATATGGCTCATAATGCACCTCAAGTTCCTCTGCTCACCAATGGCGAGATG GTTGATGATATTCCTCCCGAACAGCATGCCCTCGTCCCTTCTTTCATGGGTGGCGGAGGGAAAAGGATCCATCCGCTTCCCTTTTCAGACCCCGCTCTTCCAG TGCAACCTAGATCAATGGACCCCTCCAAGGATCTTGCAGCTTACGGATATGGAAGTGTGGCATGGAAAGAACGAATGGAGAATTGGAAGCAGAAGCAAGAGAAAATGCACATGACTAGGAATGATGGTGGTGGTAGAGATTGGGATAATGATGGTGATGAATCTGATTTACCATT AATGGATGAAGCACGACAACCATTGTCAAGAAAGCTGCCAATATCTTCCAGCCAAATAAACCCATACAGAATGATCATCATAATTCGTCTGGTAGTTGTTGGATTTTTCTTCCATTATCGGATCATGAACCCTGCAGTTGATGCATATCCATTGTGGCTCATATCCGTCATTTGCGAAATCTGGTTTGCTATGTCATGGATTCTGGATCAGTTTCCCAAGTGGCTTCCAATTGAAAGGGAAACTTATCTCGACAGATTGTCATTAAG ATATGAAAAAGAAGGGCAGCCTTCTCAACTATCTCCGATAGACATATACGTGAGTACAGTTGATCCTATGAAGGAACCACCTTTGATCACTGCAAACACTGTTCTCTCAATTCTTGCTGTGGATTACCCTGTTGAAAAAGTTTCTTGCTATGTTTCTGATGATGGTGCTGCGATGTTAACATTTGAAGCATTATCAGAAACATCTGAATTTGCAAAGAAATGGGTTCCTTTTTGTAAGAAATTCAATGTTGAGCCCCGTGCACCAGAATGGTATTTTCAGCAAAAGATGGACTATTTAAAGGATAAGGTCCATCCTTCATTTGTTAAAGAAAGGAGAGCAATGAAG AGAGAATATGAGGAATTCAAGGTACGAATAAATGCATTAGTTTCAAAAGCACAAAAGGTACCAGAAGAAGGATGGACCATGCAAGATGGAACACTCTGGCCTGGAAACAATGTCCGTGATCATCCAGGGATGATTCAG GTCTTTTTGGGGCAAAGTGGTGGGCATGATGTGGAAGGAAATGAACTGCCACGCTTGGTTTATGTCTCTAGAGAAAAGAGGCCAGGTTTCAACCATCACAAAAAGGCTGGTGCTATGAATGCTTTG GTTAGAGTCTCTGCTGTACTTACAAATGCACCTTACTTGTTGAATGTGGATTGTGACCACTACTTCAACAATAGCAAGGCTATACGAGAGGCAATGTGCTTCATGATGGATCCACTTGTAGGAAAGAAAGTTTGCTATGTGCAGTTCCCGCAGAGGTTCGACGGTATTGATCGACATGATCGCTATGCTAATCGAAACATTGTGTTTTTTGAT ATCAATATGAAAGGTTTGGATGGAATTCAAGGACCCATTTATGTGGGCACTGGATGTGCTTTCAGAAGACAGGCGCTCTATGGATATAGTGCTCCGAAGTCAAAGAAGCCACCAACTAGGACTTGCAATTGTTGGCCTAAGTGGTGTTGTTGTGCGTGCTGTTGTTCTGGCACGAGGAAGAAGAAAACAGCAAAAGCTAagcaggaaaagaaaaagaatagttCCAAGAGAGGTGATAATGAAGCACCAGAATTTGCACTGGAGTCCATTGAAGAGGGAAAGCAAG GAAACGGGAGTGAAAAGCCACATCTGACGTCTGAAGAGAAGTTAGAAAAGAGATTTGGACAGTCTCCTGTTTTTGTTGCATCTACTCTCCTTGAGAATGGTGGAACACCAAAAGGTGCTACTCCAGCATCTCTTTTAAAGGAAGCTATCCATGTTATTAGCTGTGGCTATGAAGACAAGACAGAATGGGGAAAAGAG ATTGGATGGATCTATGGTTCAGTCACAGAAGATATATTGACAGGATTCAAAATGCATTGCCATGGGTGGAGATCCATATATTGTGTACCGACAAGGCCTGCATTCAAAGGTTCTGCACCTCTCAATCTCTCAGATCGTCTTCACCAGGTTCTTAGGTGGGCTCTTGGGTCCGTGGAAATTTTCTTGAGCAAACACTGCCCTCTCTGGTATGGATATGGAAGTGGGCTGAAATGGTTGGAACGAATGTCATACATTAATGCCACTGTTTATCCTTGGACATCAATTCCTCTTTTGGCCTACTGCACGTTGCCTGCTGTTTGCTTGCTCACTGGAAAATTTATTACCCCAGAG CTTAGCAACGTAGCAAGTCTTTGGTTCCTGTCGCTTTTCATCTGTATCTTTGCCACGAGCATTTTGGAAATGAGATGGAGTGGTGTCGGCATTGATGACTGGTGGAGAAATGAACAGTTTTGGGTTATTGGAGGTGTTTCCTCGCATCTGTTTGCTGTGTTTCAGGGGCTTTTAAAGGTCCTTGCAGGTATAGACACCAACTTCACCGTGACGACGAAGGCTGGTGACGATGAAGAGTTCTCCGAGTTGTACACATTCAAATGGACCACGCTGCTCATCCCTCCTACAACTTTGCTTATTGTGAACTTCATTGGTGTGGTAGCTGGTGTCTCTAACGCAATAAACAACGGATATGAATCATGGGGACCTCTGTTCGGGAAGCTCTTTTTCTCCTTCTGGGTGATCGTCCACCTGTATCCTTTCCTCAAAGGTCTTGTTGGTCGACAGAACCGGACACCTACAATTGTCATTGTGTGGTCCATCCTCCTCGCATCAATTTTCTCTCTGCTGTGGGTGCGGATTGATCCGTTCTTGGCAAAGTCAGATGGGCCGCTCTTGGAGGAGTGTGGGTTGGACTGCAACTAA
- the LOC135643646 gene encoding UDP-rhamnose/UDP-galactose transporter 3-like yields the protein MSEGGKVTEVNYVCQTPSSSFYVLRRSYPSSHSFTSWNSPTHPRSPPLLLPPSPTCGLREVNYSNPIREAGAMEDGKSLSAVSNVGAWAMNVISSVGIIMANKHLLSANDYAFTFATTLTGFHFAVTALAGLVSNATGFSASKHVPLWELLWFSLVANLSITGMNLSLMLNSVGFYQISKLSMIPVVCVMEWILHGKQYSKEVKMAVVVVVVGVGVCTVTDVKVNAKGFFCACAAVVSSSFQQISIGSLQKKYAIGSFELLSKTAPMQALSLVSLGPIIDYCLNGKSILKYEFSPGAIIFILLSCLLAVFCNISQYLCIGRFSAVSFQVLGHMKTVCVLILGWLLFDSELTLNNIMGMAIAVIGMVVYSWAVESEKQAKAKFLSKTSLTEEDIRLLKDAVENASVKDVELGETKA from the exons ATGAGCGAAGGTGGGAAGGTGACGGAAGTCAACTACGTTTGCCAAACACCATCATCATCCTTTTATGTCCTTCGCCGCTCCTATCCCTCTTCTCATTCTTTCACTTCGTGGAACTCGCCGACCCACCCTCGATCCCCTCCTCTTCTGCTTCCTCCTTCCCCTACCTGCGGCCTTCGGGAGGTCAACTACTCCAATCCAATCCGGGAGGCGGGAGCTATGGAGGACGGGAAGAGTTTGTCGGCGGTGTCGAACGTGGGTGCGTGGGCCATGAACGTCATCAGCTCCGTGGGAATCATCATGGCCAACAAGCACCTCTTGTCGGCCAACGATTACGCCTTCACCTTCG CAACAACTCTGACCGGATTCCACTTTGCCGTGACTGCACTTGCTGGCCTGGTGTCGAATGCCACCGGGTTTTCTGCGTCGAAGCATGTCCCACTGTGGGAGCTCCTGTGGTTTTCGCTTGTCGCCAACCTCTCCATCACCGGCATGAACTTGAGCCTTATGCTCAACTCCGTCGGCTTCTATCAG ATCTCAAAGCTGAGCATGATTCCCGTGGTTTGTGTCATGGAGTGGATCCTCCATGGCAAGCAGTATTCGAAAGAAGTAAAGATGGCCGTGGTTGTAGTCGTCGTTGGGGTTGGGGTTTGCACAGTGACAGACGTCAAGGTTAACGCCAAAGGCTTCTTCTGTGCTTGCGCAGCAGTCGTATCGTCTTCCTTCCAACAAATC TCAATTGGGTCATTGCAGAAGAAGTACGCAATAGGTTCCTTCGAGCTGCTGAGCAAGACAGCCCCCATGCAAGCTCTTTCCCTCGTATCTCTTGGACCCATCATAGATTACTGCCTCAACGGCAAATCCATACTCAAATATGAGTTTTCTCCTGGTGCAATC ATCTTCATACTCCTCTCTTGTCTACTTGCTGTGTTCTGCAACATCAGCCAGTATCTCTGCATCGGTCGCTTCTCAGCAGTGTCCTTCCAGGTTCTCGGCCATATGAAGACAGTCTGCGTGCTTATACTTGGTTGGCTGCTGTTTGATTCAGAATTGACTCTAAATAACATAATGGGAATGGCGATCGCTGTCATCGGGATGGTCGTCTATAGTTGGGCTGTGGAATCGGAAAAGCAAGCTAAGGCTAAGTTTCTATCCAAAACCAGTTTGACCGAAGAGGACATCCGCCTTCTCAAGGACGCTGTCGAAAACGCTTCGGTGAAGGATGTGGAGCTCGGTGAGACGAAGGCGTAA
- the LOC135643075 gene encoding pentatricopeptide repeat-containing protein At2g03880, mitochondrial-like, whose amino-acid sequence MIQDRKYAHSQYSSLLLRSIHASQRYMKAFSRCIPSKPLRPCLPPTSYRSVAALLLPASSVPLPNSSPPHPLVETFASLCHRGAFSDAIAAMGSLEVHGLRADPISYSNLIKLCIRNNAVDEGRLVHRHLSSDGDHPELFLSNTLMSMYTKFGLVYEARQLFDRMGERNVVSWTTMISVMTNLKRNEEALRLLISMQREGVAPNMYTFSAVLRACQTLASLWSVHCCIVKYGLESDVFVRSSLIDVYSKFGDLDYGYRVFKEMATRDLVVWNSIIGGFAQGGDGYKAISLFAQMKRAGFLANQGTLASVLRACTGMVLLEMGRQVHVHVLKHERDLILNNALLDMYCKCGSLEDAYAVFQRMSERDVISWSTMISGLAQNGRSSDALKLFESMKILGPKPNYITIVGVLFACSHAGLVEDGWYYFRSMKKLFDIQPGREHYGCMVDLLGRAGKLEEALEFIQDMNFEPDTVIWRTLLGACRVHKNANLAAHAAKEILRLQPNDEGAYILLSNIYADSHRWNEVEQVRKSMRDRRVRKEPGRSWIEVGKKIHVFIVGDMSHPQADGIEKELSRLISRIANIGYVPDTDFVLHDVGKEQKEESLRYHSEKLAIAFGVLNSTRSKPIRIMKNLRICGDCHTFAKLVAKSEDMTIIIRDPVRFHHFQDGACSCGDYW is encoded by the coding sequence ATGATCCAAGATCGTAAATATGCACACTCACAATACAGTTCGTTGCTCTTGAGATCAATTCACGCCTCTCAGCGTTACATGAAAGCCTTCTCCAGATGCATACCATCGAAACCTCTCCGGCCTTGTCTCCCTCCTACTTCCTACCGCTCCGTCGCCGCTCTCCTCCTTCCCGCCTCTTCGGTTCCGCTCCCGAACTCCTCTCCGCCGCACCCATTGGTCGAAACCTTCGCCAGCCTATGCCACCGAGGCGCCTTCTCCGACGCCATCGCTGCCATGGGTTCCCTCGAGGTTCACGGCCTTCGCGCCGACCCCATCTCCTACTCAAACCTCATCAAGCTCTGCATCAGGAACAATGCCGTCGACGAAGGCCGGCTCGTCCACCGCCACCTCTCTTCGGACGGTGACCACCCTGAGCTGTTCCTCTCGAACACTTTGATGAGCATGTACACGAAATTTGGCCTCGTATACGAGGCACGACAGCTGTTCGATAGAATGGGTGAGAGAAATGTAGTGTCCTGGACTACCATGATCTCCGTGATGACGAATCTCAAGCGGAATGAAGAAGCCTTAAGGCTTCTGATCTCTATGCAAAGGGAAGGGGTGGCTCCCAATATGTACACTTTCTCAGCTGTTCTCCGGGCCTGCCAAACATTAGCGTCCCTCTGGTCGGTTCATTGTTGCATTGTTAAGTATGGTTTGGAATCGGATGTCTTCGTCAGGAGCTCTCTCATTGATGTCTACTCGAAATTTGGTGATCTGGACTACGGATATCGGGTTTTTAAGGAGATGGCGACACGCGACTTGGTGGTTTGGAATTCCATTATCGGTGGCTTTGCACAGGGCGGAGATGGATACAAGGCTATCAGTCTATTTGCCCAAATGAAGAGGGCGGGCTTCTTGGCAAACCAAGGCACATTGGCCAGTGTTTTGAGAGCTTGCACCGGAATGGTGCTACTCGAGATGGGAAGGCAAGTTCATGTCCATGTGCTCAAGCATGAGAGGGATTTGATTCTGAACAATGCGCTGCTAGATATGTACTGCAAGTGTGGGAGCTTGGAGGACGCATATGCCGTGTTCCAGAGGATGTCAGAGAGGGATGTGATCTCATGGAGCACGATGATCTCAGGCTTGGCACAGAATGGAAGAAGCAGTGACGCATTGAAGCTTTTCGAGTCCATGAAGATTTTGGGTCCTAAACCAAACTATATCACCATTGTGGGAGTTCTGTTTGCCTGTAGCCATGCTGGTCTTGTGGAAGATGGGTGGTACTACTTCAGGTCTATGAAGAAACTCTTCGATATACAGCCAGGAAGAGAGCACTATGGTTGCATGGTCGATCTACTTGGGAGAGCTGGGAAGCTCGAGGAAGCTCTCGAGTTTATCCAGGATATGAATTTTGAACCTGATACAGTCATCTGGAGAACACTTCTTGGAGCTTGCAGAGTTCACAAGAATGCAAATTTAGCAGCACATGCAGCTAAGGAGATTCTTAGATTACAACCAAATGATGAAGGGGCATATATACTCTTATCCAATATTTATGCTGATTCTCACCGATGGAATGAGGTGGAACAGGTGAGGAAATCCATGAGAGACCGTCGGGTGAGGAAGGAGCCAGGTCGCAGCTGGATCGAAGTGGGCAAAAAGATCCATGTCTTCATCGTTGGGGACATGTCACACCCACAAGCAGATGGCATTGAGAAAGAATTGAGCCGTTTGATCAGTAGAATAGCCAACATAGGGTACGTGCCGGACACAGATTTTGTGTTGCATGATGTAGGAAAAGAGCAGAAGGAAGAATCACTACGGTACCACAGTGAGAAGCTAGCAATTGCATTTGGAGTGTTGAACTCAACCAGAAGTAAGCCGATCAGGATAATGAAGAACCTAAGGATATGTGGTGACTGTCACACCTTTGCTAAGCTCGTTGCTAAGTCTGAGGACATGACCATCATAATAAGGGACCCTGTTCGGTTTCACCATTTCCAGGATGGAGCTTGCTCATGTGGTGATTACTGGTAA
- the LOC103990875 gene encoding sm-like protein LSM7 isoform X2 has protein sequence MLKWKGYDQLLNLVLDKATEFLRDHDDPLKTTDQTRRLGLIICRGPAEMLVSPTDGTDEIANPFIQPDGTRCRFYLLACSLLGSEQYSDNRRKKARHEQAATAGTAGHMVLLLP, from the exons ATGTTGAAGTGGAAAGGTTATGATCAGCTGCTAAACTTGGTGCTAGACAAAGCGACAGAGTTCCTGAGAG ATCATGATGATCCACTGAAGACAACTGATCAAACCAGGCGCCTTGGTCTAATC ATATGTAGGGGGCCTGCTGAAATGCTGGTCTCGCCAACAGATGGAACAGATGAAATTGCAAACCCCTTTATCCAACCGGATGGAACAA GATGTCGATTTTATTTGCTGGCATGCTCTCTGCTTGGCTCGGAACAATACTCGGACAACAGAAGGAAGAAGGCACGGCATGAACAAGCTGCCACCGCAGGAACTGCGGGTCACATGGTCCTCCTCCTGCCGTAA